One region of Miscanthus floridulus cultivar M001 chromosome 19, ASM1932011v1, whole genome shotgun sequence genomic DNA includes:
- the LOC136529676 gene encoding uncharacterized protein → MVSASAAFGFSYLYLCLVFAALELSTFLDSQCGADMGTMTCAEAPLFHSAAEVLPPLAAVVVLFVAVALTYRHLSHRHIYAIPVAGAGNGRPSISGSGLVMFVLCVSAGTLEFIVFGGQAAGGGADHGALSLAALNALPAAATTTFFLGMMLIIVAHVRAGGEGGGGAVAADGLI, encoded by the coding sequence ATGGTGAGTGCTTCCGCCGCCTTCGGCTTCTCCTACCTCTACCTGTGTTTGGTCTTCGCCGCCCTTGAGCTCTCCACCTTCCTGGACTCGCAGTGCGGTGCCGACATGGGCACCATGACATGCGCTGAAGCCCCACTGTTCCACAGCGCGGCCGAGGTTTTGCCGCCATTGGCTGCGGTGGTGGTCCTCTTCGTCGCCGTCGCGCTCACCTACCGTCACCTGAGTCATCGCCACATTTACGCCATCCCCGTGGCCGGCGCGGGAAATGGGCGGCCCTCGATCTCGGGGTCTGGGCTTGTCATGTTCGTGCTATGCGTCTCCGCTGGCACGCTCGAGTTCATCGTGTTCGGGGGGCAGGCTGCCGGTGGTGGTGCCGATCATGGCGCGCTCAGCCTGGCTGCTCTCAATGCGCTGCCTGCCGCGGCGACGACCACGTTCTTTCTCGGGATGATGTTAATCATCGTCGCACACGTCCGCGCCGGCGGTGAGGGCGGCGGTGGTGCCGTCGCTGCAGACGGACTGATCTAG